CATGGTGCCCTTACTGGAAATGGGAGCAGGTTTTGATCCGGATTACACAGGTCGAGAAAACATTTTTCTTAAAGGAGCGTTGCTGGGTTATACCCGGCGTTTTTTAGAAGAGAAATTTGATGAAATAGTGGAGTTTTCTGAATTAGAAGATTTCATAAATGTTCCCCTGAAAAATTATTCTTCTGGAATGAAAGCACGTCTAGCATTTTCCATAGCCACCATGGTTGAACCCGAAATATTAATCGTAGATGAAGTTTTATCTGTTGGAGATGCTAAATTTCAGCAAAAAAGTCGGGAAAAGATGCAATCGCTTCTAAATGAGGATGCCACTGTACTTTTTGTATCTCACTCTACTCATCAGGTCAAAGCCATATGTAATAGAGCAATATGGTTACATCAAGGTGAAATAATTGATGAAGGATCTGCTGAAGAAGTATGTGATTTATATGATAAATGGATAACTGAGAAAAGTTAATCCACAAAATCCCGTCTATGGTTTGATTTGGTCTTCAGATAATGTTTATTGGAAAAAATAGTCATTATACATAATTACAATTGTTGATCTTTCTTTCTATGTTACAATGTTACAGTGATCTGTTTAGAACTGTAAATCTCATTGTTATTTTCATCTGATTCGAATATTTCTTTATCAGA
The window above is part of the Methanobacterium petrolearium genome. Proteins encoded here:
- a CDS encoding ABC transporter ATP-binding protein yields the protein MENTVIKIENVKMKFNLSKEKTDNLKEYVIKFIKRELHYHPFWALKGVSFEVKKGDKLGIIGLNGAGKSTLLKLIAGVMKPTEGHVMVKGSMVPLLEMGAGFDPDYTGRENIFLKGALLGYTRRFLEEKFDEIVEFSELEDFINVPLKNYSSGMKARLAFSIATMVEPEILIVDEVLSVGDAKFQQKSREKMQSLLNEDATVLFVSHSTHQVKAICNRAIWLHQGEIIDEGSAEEVCDLYDKWITEKS